The window AGTCTTCAACAGCTTACACATGCATTAGCATGCCCCTTGGAATTCTCAATCAAGAAGCTTCTGTGTGCAGGATGAACCTCTCCTATGTTAAGTTTGCACAACCTCAATGTTGATCCTGATTATCTTGTCACTGGCCGCATTATGGGTTTCATACGCAGTACATGCTGAAACCTTTCCTTGATGCCATCCTCAATGGAGTGACACAGCTCTGCTGGCAAGGCCTCCTCATCGGCCTTTTCAGTTGCATCCTTCACAAGCTTGTAGGTGTGTTCCCTTGGCAGGTGCCCGCTTTCCGCCATCTCGATCATGAACCGCCTTGCATCCCCGATCCGCCCACTCTCGTATAGCGAATGTATAAGAGGTGTGTACGTGCTTGATGTCGCCATCCCATGCCCCCTCGCCACCATTTCCCTCATCCACTCAACGGCCTTGTCAACCTTATTCACCGCACTGTAATACCTCACAAACGAGTTATATGTCACCCGGTTTGGCAAGCACCCCTTCTTcaccatttcatcgaacacctcgtgcgCACGCTCCACGCGGTACGTCTTGCAGAGGCCATTGATATAGCAGTTGTAGGTCACGACGTCCGGCTCCAGCCCCTTCTCCCCCATCCTCCGGAACAGCCTCCCGGCCTCGTAGATCCTTCTCCTGGCGGCCTTCCGGCACCCGGTCCCCGCCCCGATCCGGCAGTACCAGGAAATGAGCACGGTGTAGGTGTAGGAGTCAGGCCTGCAGCGCGCGCCGGGGCGCTCCATCTGGTCGAGCAGGAACCTGGCCTCCTTGAACCGGCCGTTCCGGCACAGCGCGGCGAGCAGCGTGTTGTGGCACTGCGCGTCCGGGGAGCACCGGAGCTGGCGCGCGCGGTGGAAGGCGGCGAGGGCCTGCCGCGGGAGGCCctcctcgccgagcgcgcggatgACGTCGGTGAGCGCGGCGGTGGAGACGAGCGGGGCGTGCTCGCGGAGGAGGCCGAAGAGCGCGGGGAGCGCGCGGGCGCGGGCGAGGGAGAGCGCGGCGGCGCGGAGCGGGGCCTCGGTGAGCGGGACGGCGCGCGGGTTGGCAGCGTCGGAGTGGGACCAGTTGAGGAAGGCGAGGGTGAGCGCGGCGGCGACCCGGCGGTGGTaggaggaggacggggcggggAAGGGCCGCTGCGGGCAGAGGCGGCCCGCGGAGCGCGGGAGGATGAGGCGCGGgatggcggcgagcgaggcggcgatgGAGGACGGGGAGAAGCCGCGGAAGGTGGGGGACGGGCGGAGCGCGGCGTCgaagcggcggcgctggaggagggccaccaggagCTGCGGCACCAGGcgggacggcgacggggacggggcagTGGAGGAGGACATTTGGTTGCGGTTTTGGAGCCTGGGCTTTGGACTACGGCAGAGGGGTTGGTTTAACCGGGAGAGGCCTCCCCGCTGCAATTTGCAACTGGGCCTGGAAAATAGTTCTTCGGAAATGATAAAAATCTGACTTCGGATTTTTCGAGCATGGCAAATCAAACGTTTTTTATGACAAATTATATTGTCCTGAGGATGTCATGCTTGCTAGTAATAAAAATTGTCATCCTTACAACAACACATTTATTATGCTTGCTAAGAAAATTGTCATCCACGACAACGTAATTTGTCTACCCGCAAAAAAAAGACAACGTAATTTGTTGTTTCGGATGTTCGGTTTGTCATGCTCAAAaagttgatgttctttgagctcCGCCTTCTCTTTTGTTGTTCGGAAATGGACTTTGGGTCTTTGCAAACACAAtattttttttttggatttttctatGTTGCAACATGCATTTGTTGTTCACAATAGCTATATGTAAGTTGGGAGGAGGAACGGTTGGAGAAGGATAGAGTTGGAGGAAGAAGAAAGATGAACAGACGTTGGATCTTAATCTAATGGCTTAGAAAATCGATTTACTTAAAATAATTTATCAGACCACTTACCTATAGTCACTCCCTTTGTTGGTAGTTGAAAGTTgacccctcaaaaattgttgctggGACTTGGAACTTGATTGTTGGCGCGGGTAACAGAAGTTAAAGTCTTGATTTTGCGTGGCTAAAGGTTTATTGACGTTAGCAATTTTGAAGTGACTAGCCTACATACAAGACTAGTTTAAGATAATGTTTTGAATCGATTAGTACTCACTATGTTACAATTTACATTGCGGAGTTGTTTTTAAGACTTTTTTATATAACATTGTGTGTTATAAGATTGAGGCACTTGGAGTCAACGTATTCAAGAGCATTCATAACCAATGGGTCAAATACCAAGAAGCTGAGTATTTGACATAAAAACATCGTAATCAACTTTGCAGAAAACCACATATCTAtcgtatttatttttttatttgcaaGAATCATTTTCTTACAGTAATAGAACTTTATTGACCACAAGATCAAGAGATCATTTACAAGGCAAGATGAAATAAATGGATGATAGTGTCCCAAAAGGAGAAAGATATAGAGTTAAATGCAGATTTAGTTAGGCAATTCGCCACTTCATTAGCTTCTCTATAACAATGTTGATAATCAACATGGCCACACTCACTTGCTAGTTGATTTGCATTCTATGATCGCAACAACATTAGGATCGAAGTAATCTTCCTCTTTTCGCAATGTTTCAACGGCAAAACAAGCAACCAGACTCAAGAAGCACCTAGTTGCAGTCAATATTCGCAGCCAAATAGATACCATTTCGATTAGCAATTATTTCAGCAGAATCCGCACTAGTCACATGGGGTATGAACCAGGTCGCCGCCGCAAGGAAATTACCATGATCATTCCTCTTGATTGCAAGGGTTGTGacgtccccgattcaatcgtacactaattatacacgcaaatgtgtacgatcaagatcagggattcacgggaagatatcacaacacaactctacaaataaaataagtcatacaagcatcatattacaagccaggggcctcgagggctcgaatacaagagctcgatcatagacgagtcagcggaagcaacaatatctgagtacagacataagttaaacaagtgtgccttaagaaggctagcacaaactgggatacagatcgaaagaggcgtatgcctcctgcctgggatcctcctaaactactcctggtcgccgtccgcgggctgcacgtagtaataggcacctccggtgtagtaggagtcgtcgtcaacggtggcgtctggctcctggactccagcatctggttgcgacaaccagaaagaaaggaaaggggaaaaggggggaagaaagcaaccgtgagtactcatccaaagtactcgcaagcaaggagctacactacatatgcatggatatatgtgtaaagggccatatcattggactgaactgcagaatgccagaataagagggggataactaatcctatcgaagactacgcttctggcagcctccgtcttgcagcatgtagaagagagtagaatgaagtcctccaagtagcatcgcatagcataaacctacccgacaATCCTCTCCTCattgccctgttagagagcgattaccgggttatatctggcacttggaagggtgtgttttattaagtatctggttctagttgtcataaggtcaaggtacaactccaagtcgtcctgttaccgaagatcacggctattcgaatagattaactttcttgcaggggtgcaccacataacccaacacgctcgatcccatttggccggacacatttttctgggtcatgcccggcctcggaagatcaacacgtcgcagccctacctaggcacaacagagaggtcagcacgccggtctaaatcctatggcgcaggggtctgggcccatcgcccattgcacacctgcacgttgcgaacgcggccggtgagcagacctagcaacctccattacaaaggaagttgcgttacgcggtccaacccggcgcgcgccgctcagtcgctgacgtcacgaaggcttcggctgataccacgacgtcgagtgcccataactgtccccgcgtagatggttagtgcgtataggccagtagccagactcagatcaaataccaaaaactcgttaagcgtgttattttgaaataaccgcgaacgtcgaccagggccaggcccacctctctcctaagtggtctcaacctgccctgtcgcttcgccacaaagatccacacagagggccgttgggacaaaggtcctttcagcccccaatccgtgaatcactcgcgggtgctccacaagccgacccgtctttagtcaccacgtgtatcatgtataaagtatacagtatatacccgtgatcacctcccgagtgatcacggcccgatagtatagcacagcagatggacaggaatgtagggccactgatggaaaactagcatcctatactaagcattaggattgcaggtaaaggtaacaatagtagtagcaaggacgggctatgcatcaggataggattaacggaaagcagtgacatgctacactactctaatgcaagcagtatagaggagagtaggcgatatctggtgatcaagggggggcttgcctggttgctctggcaaggaggggtcgtcgtcgacgtagtcgatcacaagggcagcatcggtcttggggtctatcggagagaaaagggggaagaaacagtaaatataaagcaaacatagcaccacaaagcataacatggcaataa is drawn from Triticum dicoccoides isolate Atlit2015 ecotype Zavitan chromosome 4A, WEW_v2.0, whole genome shotgun sequence and contains these coding sequences:
- the LOC119286745 gene encoding pentatricopeptide repeat-containing protein At1g77405-like translates to MSSSTAPSPSPSRLVPQLLVALLQRRRFDAALRPSPTFRGFSPSSIAASLAAIPRLILPRSAGRLCPQRPFPAPSSSYHRRVAAALTLAFLNWSHSDAANPRAVPLTEAPLRAAALSLARARALPALFGLLREHAPLVSTAALTDVIRALGEEGLPRQALAAFHRARQLRCSPDAQCHNTLLAALCRNGRFKEARFLLDQMERPGARCRPDSYTYTVLISWYCRIGAGTGCRKAARRRIYEAGRLFRRMGEKGLEPDVVTYNCYINGLCKTYRVERAHEVFDEMVKKGCLPNRVTYNSFVRYYSAVNKVDKAVEWMREMVARGHGMATSSTYTPLIHSLYESGRIGDARRFMIEMAESGHLPREHTYKLVKDATEKADEEALPAELCHSIEDGIKERFQHVLRMKPIMRPVTR